In the Caenorhabditis elegans chromosome X genome, one interval contains:
- the hst-6 gene encoding Heparan-sulfate 6-O-sulfotransferase (Confirmed by transcript evidence), which translates to MKKIGMCSIRGWKGVLGKNLFVFVAILFAASIVYFYIDFPLKVNMRTLEDGFHDDDFYNYEDIVQREDTALRFNKTSNDVIVFVHIQKTAGTTFEKFLVRYQQNLPCKCQAHKKRCNCGRRSSNETWLFSRYSTGWVCGLHADFTELVVNSCVQKVLDKQAGHKKKRNYFYTTFLRNPTDRFISEFRHVQRGATWISSKHVCNGKPASVNDLPTCFDPRIGWEGVSLEEFISCPYNLAFNRQTRMLSNLSLVGCYEHMRKPSYEQDKIMIESAKENLRKMSFFGIKEQMDDSQFYFENTFDMQFTRKMSVWGKSKSNDTVLSESQLAYIRNVNKLDWELYEYAVQLFDERVSQLRRKRRIRR; encoded by the exons atgaaaaaaattggaatgtgCTCGATTCGTGGATGGAAAGGTGTTCTagggaaaaatttgtttgtttttgttgcaatCCTCTTTGCCGCatcaattgtttatttttatatag aTTTTCCATTAAAAGTCAACATGAGAACGTTGGAAGATGGATTCCATGATGATGATTTTTACAACTACGAAGATATTGTTCAAAGGGAAGATACCGCGTTGAGGTTTAACAAAACCTCCAACGATGTCATCGTCTTTGTGCACATACAAAAAACGGCGGGCACAACATTCGAGAAATTCCTAGTTCGCTACCAACAAAACCTACCGTGCAAGTGCCAAGCGCACAAAAAGCGATGCAATTGTGGACGCAGATCATCTAATGAG ACGTGGCTGTTCTCACGGTATTCAACCGGTTGGGTATGTGGACTTCATGCAGATTTTACGGAATTGGTTGTCAATAGTTGCGTTCAGAAGGTGTTGGATAAGCAAGCAG gtcataaaaagaaaagaaactaCTTCTACACAACATTTCTTCGCAACCCAACTGATCGATTTATCTCGGAATTTCGACATGTTCAAAGAGGCGCTACATGGATATCGTCTAA GCACGTTTGCAATGGGAAGCCAGCATCTGTTAATGACCTTCCGACATGTTTTGATCCCCGAATTGGGTGGGAAGGTGTTTCGCTAGAAGAGTTTATTTCATGCCCGTACAATTTGGCATTCAACCGACAAACGCGAATGTTGTCCAATTTATCACTTGTCGGATGCTATGAACATATGAGAAAGCCTTCCTATGAACAAGACAAGATAATGATAGAAAGTGCGAAAGAAAATTTAAG aaaaatgtcattttttggaatcaagGAACAAATGGACGATAGCCagttttactttgaaaacACTTTTGATATGCA GTTCACTCGCAAAATGTCAGTCTGGGGGAAAAGCAAGTCAAACGACACGGTGCTATCGGAATCTCAGCTCGCCTATATTCGAAACGTGAACAAACTAGACTGGGAACTTTACGAGTATGCAGTCCAACTTTTTGATGAGCGAGTCAGTCAGCTACGAAGAAAGCGACGAATACGCCGTTGA